Within the Arthrobacter caoxuetaonis genome, the region GCGGACTGGCTGAGGCCATCCTTCCCGGGCTCCTCTTCACGCTGCTCTACACCGTCACGCAGGGGCTTTATCTGTCCCTCGGCGCTGCGGTCGTGGCCGCCGGCGCGTTCGCCGTTGCCAACCTGATCCAGAAGCGTCCGCTGGTGCAGTCGCTGACGGGTGTCATCGGCGTCGCCATCTGTGCCGTCTTCGCTCTCCGGAGCGGCAGCGGCACCACCTACTTCCTTCCCGGCTTTTACCTGAACGGCGCCTACATCCTGGCGTTCGTGGTCTCGGTGGCCGTGAAGTGGCCCGTAGCCGGGCTGCTGTTCGGGTTCATCCGGGGCGAGAACCTGTCCTGGCGCAGCGAGAAGAAGCGGCTGCGTGCCTATTCCCTGGCCACCTGGATCATCATCTCGGTATTTGCCCTGCGCCTGGCCGTGCAGCTGCCCCTTTACCTGGCTGACAACGTCGCGGCACTGGGCACGATGCGCCTGGCGATGGGCGTTCCGCTGTACGCGCTGGGCCTGTGGCTGGCATGGATGGTCTCCCGTCCGCTGCCTGCCAGGAGCGCGGAGCCCGCAGCCTAGGACGACGGCGCCAGCAGCTCCCGCAGCTCGTCTTCCGCTGCGATGGTGGTGACGAAGAAGAGCTCGTCTCCACCCTCGATCACGTCGTCGCTGCTGGGGGTGATCGGTGCGTCGTCGCGCAGGATCGCGACCAGGGTCGAGTCCTGGGGCCAAGGGACCGATCCGACCCGGGCTCCCGCCATGGGAGACGCTGCAGGAACCGTGAACTCGACCATCGAGGAAACTCCGGTCTGCAGGGTCAGCAGCCGGACCAGGTCGCCGACCTCCACGGCTTCCTCCACCAGGGCAGTCATCAGGCGCGGCGTATTCACGGCGACATCCACGCCCCAGGAGTCGTCGAACATCCAGTCGTTCTTCGGGTTGTTGACCCGCCCCACCGTCCGCGCGACACCGAATTCGGTCTTGGCGAGCAGGGAGACCACCAGGTTCACCTTGTCATCGCCGGTAGCGGAGACCATCACATCGGCTTCGTCGAGCTTGGCGTCCTTCAGGGTGGTGAGTTCACAGGCGTCACCGATCAGCCACCGGGCACCGCCGAGCCCGCTGCGGCCCACAGTCTCGGGTTTCTCGTCGATGAGGAGCACGTCATGCCCGTGCGAAAGCAGCTCCTTGGCGATCGAGGAGCCCACGGACCCTGCGCCGGCAATGACGACTTTCACTGGTTCTCCTTTACGGGCGGCTGGGACAGCACCCGGCTGATCTCAGCGGTGCGCTCGACGTTCATCATGGCGTGCAGGACGTCGCCCTGCTGGTAACTGGTGTCCGGCCGGGGAAGGATGCCTTCGCCGAAACGGGTCAAATACGCGATCCGGACACCGGCTGCAGTCTCCACGGCATGCAGGGGACGCCCCAGCCAGGAAGGGTCCAGCGCCAGTTCACCGAGAATGAGCCGGCCCGAGGATTCCCGGAAATCCCCGTTGATGCTCTGCTCGGGCAGGATCCGGCGCAGCACCTGGTCCGCGCTCCAGCGGACCGCCGCAACCGTGGGGATGCCCAGGCGCTGGTAGATTTCGGCACGCCCCGGGTCATAGATGCGTGCGACGACGTGGGGAACGTGGAAGGTCTCCCGCGCCACGCGGGTGGAGAGGATGTTGGAGTTGTCTCCGCTGGAAACCGCCGCAAAGGCGTAGGCCTCTTCGATGCCGGCCTGGGCCAGCGTGGTGCGGTCGAATCCGACTCCCGTGACCTGCCGCCCCGAGAACGTGGGCCGCAGCCGCCGGAACGCGCGCGGGTCCTGGTCAATGACGGCCACTGAGTGGCCTGCGTTATCCAGGGTGTGCGCCAGCATGGCACCGACCCTGCCGCATCCCATGATCACGTAATGGGCCACCTTGTTCCTACCTCTGTTCCCGGCGGGATCCGCCCGTCGCTGCCGTCCCGTTTTGGGCCAAGGGACAGCTTAGTCCTGCCCCGTCGTTAAAACGTGGTGTGATGGTGTTTTAGCATCAACACGGAAGTCCGAACGCATCATGCCCCAAAACACCCTCCCCCCTGAAGACTCCCAGTCCCTGGACCTTGAACTGCGCATCGGTCCCGCCGCCCACGGCGGGCACTTTGTTGCCCGGCATGAGGGACGTGTTGTTTTCGTCCGGCATGCGCTGCCCGGGGAGCTGGTGCGGGCCCGCCTGACCGAGGCGGGGGACAAGGCGAAGTTCTGGCGGGCGGATACCGTCGAGGTCCTTGAGGCGTCCCCGCACCGGGTGGAGCACTTCTGGGCTCCTGCCGATGCGCTGCGGGCAGGGGCGCGCGGCCGGCTCCCCGTCGGCGGCGCGGAGTTCGGCCACATAGCCCTTGAAGAGCAGCGCCGTATCAAGGCAGGGATCTTTGCCGAGCAGCTGCAGCGCCTGGGCGGGCTGCAGCGCGAGGTCACCGTCGAAGCCGCACCGGGGGAGGACGACGGCGGACTGGGCTGGCGCACGCGTGCCAGCTTCTCGGTCGCTCCGGGCGGCAAGCTGGCGATGCACCCGCACCGCTCCGATGAACTGATCCCCGTCCAGGAAATGCCGCTGGCCACCGGCGCCATCAATTCCCTGAAGCTGTGGGACGTCGACTTTACCGGCACCGATCGGGTCGAGGTCGCCGCGCCGGCCGTTGGCGGGGCACCGCTGGTACTCCTCGTTCCTTCACCGGGTACGCATCCAAGGACGCTGGCCCGCATTGCATCCGACATTGGAACGGCTGCCGATCCGGGCGCCGGGGAAACAGTTTCCGTGGCAGCCTGGGATCCCGAATCCCACGACCTCACGCGGCTGCGCGGCCGGACCTGGGTCCGGGAGAACGCCGCCGGGCACGACTTCCGCGTCACCGGCGCCGGCTTCTGGCAGATCCACCGCAGCGCGCCCCTTGCCCTGACGTCCGCAGTCCGGGACGGACTCCAGATCCAGCCCGGGGAACGGGTGGCGGACCTGTTTGCAGGTGCCGGACTCTTTACCGCACCCCTGGCCGACGCTGCCGGGGAAACCGGCCATGTGCTCTCCGTGGAAGGTTCTCCGGGCGCCAGCAGGGATGCCCGCAAGAACCTGTTCTCCTCTCCCCAGGTGGAGGTGGCCCAAGGCCGCGTGGACAAGGTGCTGCGTACCCGTGAAGGCGGCTTCGACGTCGTGCTCCTGGACCCGCCGCGCGCCGGAGCCGGCCGCACCGTCGTCGAGCAGATTGATGCGGCATCGCCGCGGGCCATCGGCTACATCTCCTGCGACCCCGCGTCGTTCGCACGCGACCTGGCGTGGTTCCGCGAGGCCGGGTGGGAACTGGACGCACTGCGCGTTTTCGACCTCTATCCGCACACCCACCACATGGAGTCCTTCGCAGTGCTGCGCAAGCCGTAGCCGCGTCCGGGCCGGGATGTGGCGAGCGTAATGTCATGTCCCGGCGCGGTGCAAAGGCCCACGGAACCGGCATCCGGCTAGGATGGGGAGTAGTTGTCCGGCTCCGGGCCGCAGGGATCCCGATGAGGAGTATTTCCGCGGCAAGGGACCGTCCGCCCGGGGAATCACCCACCATTCTCCGGCCGGCCCTCTTCAGCCCTGTCAGTTAGGAAAACCTAACTAGCGTGCGGCGGATCACTGGACAAAGATAAAACGGTGGCGAGAGGAGTCCTGTTATGAGTAATGTGGACAGCTTCGGATCCAAAGGCGTCCTTGACGTCAACGGAAACGAATATGAAATTTTCCGGCTGAATTCCGTCGAAGGCGCCCAGAGCCTTCCGTTCAGCCTCAAGGTCCTGCTGGAGAACCTGCTGCGCACCGAAGACGGTGCCAACATCACTGCGGACCACGTCCGTGCCCTGGCCAAGTGGGATGCCAACGCAGAGCCCAGCACCGAAATCCAGTTCACGCCTGCCCGTGTGATCATGCAGGACTTCACCGGTGTTCCCTGCATCGTTGACCTTGCTACCATGCGTGAGGCCGTTGCCGATCTCGGCGGCGATCCCAAGCGCGTCAACCCGCTGGCTCCGGCGGAAATGGTCATCGACCACTCCGTGCAGATCGATGCCTTCGGCAACGCC harbors:
- a CDS encoding DUF3159 domain-containing protein, which codes for MNTSHDSSGEGRGAPEPSMSELAGAYAARSGVERGEDGQIDVLKSVGGIRGLAEAILPGLLFTLLYTVTQGLYLSLGAAVVAAGAFAVANLIQKRPLVQSLTGVIGVAICAVFALRSGSGTTYFLPGFYLNGAYILAFVVSVAVKWPVAGLLFGFIRGENLSWRSEKKRLRAYSLATWIIISVFALRLAVQLPLYLADNVAALGTMRLAMGVPLYALGLWLAWMVSRPLPARSAEPAA
- a CDS encoding potassium channel family protein; translation: MKVVIAGAGSVGSSIAKELLSHGHDVLLIDEKPETVGRSGLGGARWLIGDACELTTLKDAKLDEADVMVSATGDDKVNLVVSLLAKTEFGVARTVGRVNNPKNDWMFDDSWGVDVAVNTPRLMTALVEEAVEVGDLVRLLTLQTGVSSMVEFTVPAASPMAGARVGSVPWPQDSTLVAILRDDAPITPSSDDVIEGGDELFFVTTIAAEDELRELLAPSS
- a CDS encoding potassium channel family protein; its protein translation is MAHYVIMGCGRVGAMLAHTLDNAGHSVAVIDQDPRAFRRLRPTFSGRQVTGVGFDRTTLAQAGIEEAYAFAAVSSGDNSNILSTRVARETFHVPHVVARIYDPGRAEIYQRLGIPTVAAVRWSADQVLRRILPEQSINGDFRESSGRLILGELALDPSWLGRPLHAVETAAGVRIAYLTRFGEGILPRPDTSYQQGDVLHAMMNVERTAEISRVLSQPPVKENQ
- a CDS encoding class I SAM-dependent RNA methyltransferase, producing MPQNTLPPEDSQSLDLELRIGPAAHGGHFVARHEGRVVFVRHALPGELVRARLTEAGDKAKFWRADTVEVLEASPHRVEHFWAPADALRAGARGRLPVGGAEFGHIALEEQRRIKAGIFAEQLQRLGGLQREVTVEAAPGEDDGGLGWRTRASFSVAPGGKLAMHPHRSDELIPVQEMPLATGAINSLKLWDVDFTGTDRVEVAAPAVGGAPLVLLVPSPGTHPRTLARIASDIGTAADPGAGETVSVAAWDPESHDLTRLRGRTWVRENAAGHDFRVTGAGFWQIHRSAPLALTSAVRDGLQIQPGERVADLFAGAGLFTAPLADAAGETGHVLSVEGSPGASRDARKNLFSSPQVEVAQGRVDKVLRTREGGFDVVLLDPPRAGAGRTVVEQIDAASPRAIGYISCDPASFARDLAWFREAGWELDALRVFDLYPHTHHMESFAVLRKP